In one window of Petrotoga mexicana DSM 14811 DNA:
- a CDS encoding gamma carbonic anhydrase family protein, whose product MLHEYKGKYPVVEEDVFLAPGCQIIGDVKIAKGSSIWYNATLRADIGSITIGEFSNIQDNSVVHIDTEYPTIIGSYVTIGHNAIIHGCEISDNCLIGMGAIILNGAKIGEGCLIGAGALVTENKIIPPKSLVLGVPAKVIRNLTDEEFEQIKEHAEEYYNLAKSYSNK is encoded by the coding sequence ATGCTTCATGAGTACAAAGGCAAATATCCTGTTGTTGAAGAAGATGTTTTTTTAGCTCCTGGTTGTCAAATTATTGGAGATGTAAAGATCGCTAAAGGATCTAGTATTTGGTACAATGCCACATTGAGGGCAGATATTGGTTCTATAACCATTGGAGAATTCTCAAATATACAAGATAACTCAGTGGTTCATATTGACACCGAATATCCAACTATAATTGGTAGTTACGTTACTATTGGGCACAACGCTATTATACACGGCTGTGAAATCTCTGATAATTGTCTCATAGGTATGGGAGCAATTATATTAAACGGTGCAAAGATAGGTGAAGGGTGTCTTATTGGGGCGGGAGCTTTGGTAACAGAAAACAAAATAATTCCTCCCAAGAGTTTGGTGTTAGGGGTTCCGGCAAAGGTCATAAGAAATCTTACTGACGAAGAGTTTGAGCAAATTAAAGAACACGCTGAAGAATACTATAATTTGGCAAAAAGTTATAGCAACAAATAG
- the fba gene encoding class II fructose-1,6-bisphosphate aldolase, with translation MPYVNTKDILEKANKEYYAVAAFNINNLEFLQAIVEGGIEKKSPLIIETSEGAMKYAGMGDPLRGASLFVKMVREFADSLDIPIALHLDHGKNFKYIISAIKAGYSSVMIDASDKPLEENIKTTKDIVRIAHAAGVSVEAELGKLAGIEDNVASAESVLVNPDEAKYFVEETQVDFLAPAIGTSHGAFKFKGEAKLDFDRLKKVKELTKMPLVLHGASSVVQEMVEIAENYGADFGGSKGVPSDILKETVRLGINKVNTDTDLRMAFVAGLREFLQNNPKEFDPRKYMETAKTYVKKVVSDRLELLGSANKA, from the coding sequence ATGCCTTACGTAAACACAAAAGATATTTTAGAAAAGGCGAATAAGGAGTACTATGCTGTTGCAGCTTTTAACATTAACAATCTTGAGTTTCTTCAAGCTATTGTCGAAGGAGGGATAGAGAAAAAATCTCCCCTGATAATAGAAACAAGTGAAGGAGCAATGAAGTATGCTGGTATGGGTGATCCTTTGAGAGGAGCAAGCCTGTTTGTAAAAATGGTTAGAGAGTTTGCAGATTCTTTAGATATACCAATCGCTCTGCATTTAGACCACGGGAAGAATTTTAAATATATAATATCCGCAATAAAAGCTGGTTATTCATCTGTAATGATAGATGCATCGGATAAACCATTGGAAGAAAATATAAAAACTACGAAAGATATTGTAAGAATAGCCCATGCAGCAGGTGTTTCAGTGGAAGCAGAATTAGGAAAGTTAGCTGGAATAGAAGACAACGTCGCTTCAGCTGAATCTGTTCTAGTTAATCCCGATGAGGCGAAATATTTTGTAGAGGAAACCCAAGTTGATTTTCTAGCTCCAGCCATTGGTACTTCCCACGGGGCATTTAAGTTTAAAGGAGAAGCTAAATTAGACTTTGATAGATTGAAAAAAGTTAAAGAATTGACAAAAATGCCTTTGGTACTACACGGTGCTTCAAGTGTTGTACAAGAAATGGTCGAAATAGCTGAAAATTATGGAGCTGATTTCGGAGGATCAAAAGGTGTCCCTTCAGATATATTGAAAGAAACCGTTCGATTAGGTATAAATAAAGTAAATACTGATACTGACCTTAGAATGGCTTTTGTTGCAGGATTAAGAGAATTCTTGCAGAACAATCCCAAAGAGTTTGATCCTAGAAAATACATGGAAACGGCAAAAACCTATGTGAAAAAAGTTGTTTCTGATAGATTGGAGCTTTTAGGTTCTGCTAATAAAGCTTAA
- the sufU gene encoding Fe-S cluster assembly sulfur transfer protein SufU: protein MVEIGLEELYSDIILDYAKNERYKKEIKNAKKAEGKNLSCGDEITLYLKVEDNIIKEITFTGHGCIISQASASMMCEYLERKTVDEANKIFQEIIKMSQGKEFDKELVDGIEIFSDISKFPMRTKCFTLAWHTLDEALNGENV, encoded by the coding sequence GTGGTTGAAATAGGTTTAGAAGAACTTTACTCTGATATAATATTAGATTATGCAAAAAATGAGAGGTACAAAAAAGAGATAAAAAACGCTAAGAAAGCCGAAGGAAAGAATTTATCTTGTGGAGACGAGATAACCCTTTATTTGAAAGTAGAAGATAACATAATAAAAGAAATTACTTTCACAGGACATGGTTGTATTATAAGTCAGGCAAGTGCTTCGATGATGTGTGAATACCTTGAAAGAAAAACAGTAGACGAGGCAAATAAAATTTTTCAAGAAATTATTAAAATGTCACAAGGCAAAGAATTTGATAAAGAATTAGTAGATGGGATAGAAATTTTTTCTGATATCTCCAAATTTCCTATGAGAACCAAATGTTTCACCCTCGCTTGGCATACGTTGGATGAAGCACTCAATGGGGAAAATGTGTAA
- the aroQ gene encoding type II 3-dehydroquinate dehydratase, giving the protein MILIINGPNLNMLGKRPKDIYGAETYEDLKNQINHFAQNNSIDVEFFQSNSEGQIIDRIQKLDFEALIINPGAYTHYSYAIRDALEIVNVPKVEVHLTNIMARESFRQTSVTSSSCDGVISGFGFYGYILALEYLKEKLKEQA; this is encoded by the coding sequence TTGATTCTGATAATAAATGGTCCTAACTTGAATATGTTGGGGAAACGTCCTAAAGATATCTATGGAGCTGAAACTTACGAAGACTTAAAAAACCAGATAAACCATTTTGCACAAAATAATAGTATAGATGTTGAGTTTTTTCAATCAAACTCAGAAGGTCAAATCATAGATAGAATTCAAAAATTGGATTTTGAAGCTTTAATAATCAATCCAGGTGCTTATACACATTATTCTTATGCGATAAGAGATGCCTTGGAAATTGTAAATGTGCCAAAAGTGGAGGTTCATCTAACAAATATCATGGCAAGGGAAAGTTTTAGGCAAACATCTGTTACCTCTTCCTCATGCGATGGGGTCATATCTGGATTCGGATTCTATGGATATATATTAGCTTTAGAATACCTAAAAGAAAAGTTGAAAGAGCAAGCTTAA
- a CDS encoding acetate kinase — translation MKILVINSGSSSLKYQILEMENESCLVKGLVERIGEQESDIEQESEGKEYKNITKIKDHEEALKKVMELIIDPEYGCLRELSEIDAVGHRVVHGGEEFFSSVLIDEEVIKAIEDNADLAPLHNPPNLMGIRAAKKLLPNVPQVAVFDTAFHHSMPEKAYMYGLPYELYQKHKIRRYGFHGTSHRYVSKKASEILKKDMKELKMITAHLGNGASLAAIDRGKVIDTSMGFTPLEGLIMGTRSGDIDPGIVLFLTRKGYSVDEVDDLLNKRSGVYGLSEMSNDMRDIRKGIENGDKKAKLAYDVYVYRLAKYIGSYITVLKGLDVLVFTAGVGENDEHVRMDVCDYLDFFGVKIDKEKNTLLNRKNGIISASDSDVDILIVKTDEELMIAQDTKRIVEESNDK, via the coding sequence ATGAAAATACTAGTGATCAACTCCGGAAGTTCATCCTTAAAATATCAAATATTGGAAATGGAAAACGAAAGTTGTCTAGTTAAAGGGTTGGTTGAAAGAATAGGGGAACAAGAATCGGATATTGAACAAGAAAGTGAAGGAAAAGAGTACAAAAACATAACCAAGATAAAAGATCATGAAGAAGCGTTGAAAAAAGTTATGGAATTGATAATTGATCCTGAATATGGATGTTTGAGAGAATTAAGTGAGATAGATGCGGTTGGGCACAGGGTGGTACATGGAGGAGAAGAGTTTTTCTCTTCCGTACTGATAGATGAAGAAGTTATTAAAGCTATAGAAGATAACGCTGATCTTGCTCCTTTACATAATCCTCCCAATTTGATGGGCATAAGAGCAGCTAAAAAATTATTACCCAACGTACCTCAAGTAGCGGTATTTGATACAGCATTTCACCATTCGATGCCAGAGAAGGCATATATGTATGGCTTACCTTACGAACTCTACCAAAAGCACAAGATAAGGCGGTACGGATTTCATGGGACCAGTCACAGGTACGTATCTAAAAAAGCCTCTGAGATATTAAAAAAAGATATGAAGGAATTAAAGATGATAACGGCACATTTAGGTAACGGTGCATCTTTAGCTGCGATTGACAGAGGAAAAGTGATCGACACATCGATGGGGTTCACACCTTTGGAAGGATTGATAATGGGAACAAGAAGTGGAGATATAGATCCAGGCATCGTTCTTTTTCTTACAAGAAAAGGTTACAGCGTTGATGAAGTGGACGATCTGTTGAACAAAAGAAGTGGTGTTTATGGTTTAAGTGAAATGAGCAACGACATGAGAGACATCAGAAAAGGAATAGAAAATGGGGATAAAAAGGCAAAGTTGGCATACGATGTGTATGTATATCGTTTAGCAAAATACATAGGAAGTTATATAACCGTACTAAAAGGATTAGATGTGTTGGTATTCACAGCGGGTGTGGGAGAAAATGACGAACATGTAAGAATGGACGTCTGTGATTACTTAGACTTCTTTGGAGTTAAAATTGATAAAGAAAAAAATACTTTGTTGAATAGAAAAAACGGAATTATCTCGGCTTCGGATTCTGATGTTGACATTTTAATAGTAAAAACTGACGAGGAATTAATGATAGCTCAAGATACTAAAAGAATAGTGGAAGAATCGAATGACAAATAG
- a CDS encoding undecaprenyl-diphosphate phosphatase, whose protein sequence is MKEIILGIVQGLTEFLPVSSSGHLAIFSSFMNIDTNVPYFALLHLSTFFAVLFFVWKEVVNLIKGLFKWEKESLSLIFKLIISSIPAAIVGFTLESSIESAFSSLTLIGVFLMVTAVFLLISDTLKGKKSLTEITYVDALVIGLMQAIAIFPGISRSGATLFGALLMKTKREDALKYSFLMSLPVTFGAGIFEINKVTFTPWVILGGLFAFLFGLLGLYLLKKTVLVGKLKYFSYYCFAIGLLAIII, encoded by the coding sequence GTGAAAGAAATCATTTTAGGAATCGTACAAGGTCTAACAGAATTTCTTCCCGTATCCAGTTCAGGACATCTGGCTATATTTTCATCCTTTATGAATATCGACACCAACGTACCGTATTTCGCCCTTCTTCATTTATCCACTTTTTTTGCTGTATTGTTCTTTGTTTGGAAAGAAGTCGTCAATTTGATCAAGGGACTCTTTAAATGGGAAAAAGAATCACTTTCTCTAATCTTTAAATTAATCATTTCTTCGATTCCAGCTGCTATTGTAGGTTTCACTTTGGAATCTTCGATCGAATCAGCCTTTTCTTCTCTTACATTGATAGGAGTTTTTTTAATGGTAACAGCCGTCTTTTTATTAATTTCTGACACACTAAAAGGGAAAAAGAGTTTAACAGAGATAACCTATGTTGATGCTTTGGTTATAGGTCTCATGCAAGCTATTGCAATATTTCCAGGGATATCAAGAAGCGGTGCAACGTTGTTTGGTGCACTTTTAATGAAAACAAAAAGGGAAGATGCACTGAAATATTCCTTTTTGATGAGTCTTCCTGTAACCTTTGGAGCAGGTATTTTTGAAATAAATAAGGTAACTTTTACTCCTTGGGTAATTTTAGGTGGATTGTTTGCTTTCTTATTTGGCTTGTTGGGATTGTATCTATTGAAAAAAACGGTCTTAGTTGGAAAACTAAAATATTTTTCATATTATTGTTTTGCTATCGGACTCTTAGCCATTATTATTTAG
- a CDS encoding histidinol phosphate phosphatase domain-containing protein: protein MNKVYDFHTHTILSDGELICSEQIRRAQTHGYAVIAISDHVDESNIDFVLSSLTKFVDNESSFFEGIKILKGVEITHVPPLLIDKLAKHAKENGADIVLVHGETIVEPVFQKTDYYAVTSKYVDILAHPGLITEEEVALAASNGVFLELSARKGHSLSNGHVAKLAQKYDAKLLVNSDAHGPDDFLDYDFSLKVAMSAGLNMEEAKKVVERNPLELLK from the coding sequence CTGAATAAAGTCTATGATTTTCACACACACACAATTTTGAGTGATGGAGAATTAATTTGCAGCGAACAAATAAGACGCGCACAAACCCACGGTTATGCAGTTATTGCAATATCTGATCATGTGGATGAGTCCAACATAGATTTTGTTTTAAGTAGTTTGACTAAATTTGTTGATAATGAAAGCAGTTTCTTTGAAGGGATCAAGATTTTGAAGGGGGTTGAAATTACACATGTTCCCCCATTATTAATAGATAAACTTGCAAAACATGCAAAAGAAAACGGGGCGGATATTGTGTTGGTTCACGGAGAAACTATAGTTGAACCGGTTTTTCAGAAAACTGACTATTACGCTGTAACATCAAAATATGTAGATATTTTAGCTCACCCTGGTTTAATTACCGAGGAAGAAGTTGCCCTGGCTGCTAGCAATGGAGTTTTCTTAGAATTAAGTGCCAGAAAGGGTCATAGTTTATCCAATGGGCATGTAGCAAAATTGGCTCAAAAATATGATGCAAAATTACTGGTAAATAGCGACGCGCACGGACCAGACGATTTTTTAGACTACGATTTTAGTTTAAAAGTGGCTATGTCTGCTGGTTTAAACATGGAAGAGGCAAAAAAGGTAGTGGAAAGAAACCCTTTAGAATTATTGAAATAA
- a CDS encoding transcription repressor NadR: protein MRKQERLKKILNILSTSKYSIPGQQLAERFGVTRQVIVKDIAILKAQGYDIQSSPKGYSMNKNNKLIKLIAVKHTPEQIEDELKTIVNCGGRVIDVSVEHPVYGELSGRIDVDSIEEVETFIAKLKTSKPLSIINNGVHLHRIEVENEDQFNCIKRELKKRKILLD, encoded by the coding sequence TTGAGAAAACAAGAAAGGCTAAAAAAAATACTTAACATTCTTTCTACAAGTAAATATTCAATACCAGGGCAACAACTTGCTGAAAGATTTGGTGTAACAAGGCAAGTAATAGTAAAAGATATTGCTATTCTGAAAGCCCAAGGTTATGATATACAATCTTCACCAAAAGGTTATTCAATGAATAAGAACAACAAATTGATTAAACTGATTGCTGTTAAACACACCCCGGAACAAATTGAAGATGAATTAAAAACCATTGTAAACTGTGGTGGTAGAGTAATTGACGTTTCTGTAGAGCATCCTGTATATGGAGAATTAAGTGGTAGAATTGATGTAGATTCCATCGAAGAAGTAGAAACCTTTATAGCAAAATTAAAGACTTCTAAACCTTTATCAATAATAAACAATGGAGTTCATTTACACAGGATTGAAGTAGAAAACGAGGATCAATTTAACTGCATAAAAAGAGAACTAAAAAAGCGAAAAATTTTGTTAGACTAA
- a CDS encoding cysteine desulfurase: MLSSKEYEEIFPALKRKINGHKLIYLDNAATTLRPKEVMDAVNEYSLNHHANVHRSTHTLAAEATQYYEDARSKVANFINAEAKEVIFTKGATESLNLIAYSVAVSNILQSDDEILISTIEHHANFVPWQQISKIFNLKIKYYSAKNGIFDLSDFLKHVTNKTKLVSITALSNVTGQLIPVNTLVKQLRNIRQDIIIVVDGAQAVPHMPIDVKNMDCDFLAFSGHKMLGPTGIGVLYGKRKYLNMMTPFLFGGEMIDKVSTDGTTFNVLPYKFEAGTPNVDGAVGLAKAIEILESIGMDNIQDHDKQLTLYALKKLKELDFLEVFGPQDETQQSIISFNIKGVHPHDVAHLLNDLTGVAIRSGHHCAQPLMKEFGTTATCRVSFYLYNEEEDVDKLCEGLKKVWEWLK, from the coding sequence ATGTTATCTTCCAAAGAATATGAGGAGATATTTCCAGCTTTAAAAAGAAAAATAAACGGGCATAAATTGATCTATCTTGACAATGCTGCCACGACATTAAGACCAAAGGAAGTTATGGATGCTGTAAATGAATACAGCCTCAACCATCATGCCAACGTCCACAGATCAACACATACCTTAGCAGCTGAAGCTACTCAGTATTATGAAGATGCAAGGAGTAAAGTTGCAAATTTCATAAACGCTGAAGCCAAAGAAGTTATTTTCACAAAAGGTGCGACTGAATCTCTTAATCTTATAGCATATTCCGTTGCAGTTTCAAATATTTTGCAATCTGATGACGAAATTTTGATATCTACAATAGAACATCATGCAAACTTTGTTCCTTGGCAGCAGATATCTAAAATTTTTAATTTAAAGATAAAGTACTATTCCGCAAAAAATGGAATTTTTGATTTATCTGATTTTCTCAAGCATGTTACCAACAAAACTAAGTTAGTAAGTATTACCGCTTTGTCAAATGTAACCGGTCAACTTATCCCAGTTAATACTTTAGTAAAACAGCTTAGAAATATTAGACAAGATATAATTATTGTTGTGGACGGTGCCCAAGCTGTACCACACATGCCTATCGATGTGAAGAATATGGATTGTGACTTTCTAGCCTTTTCCGGCCATAAGATGCTCGGACCCACAGGAATAGGTGTTTTGTATGGAAAAAGAAAGTATTTAAATATGATGACCCCTTTTTTGTTTGGTGGAGAAATGATCGATAAAGTTTCTACCGATGGGACTACTTTTAACGTGTTACCTTACAAATTTGAGGCCGGAACTCCAAACGTTGATGGAGCGGTAGGATTGGCTAAAGCCATAGAAATACTTGAAAGTATTGGCATGGATAATATTCAAGACCACGACAAACAACTTACCTTATACGCATTAAAAAAATTAAAAGAGTTGGATTTTTTAGAAGTATTCGGCCCCCAAGATGAAACACAACAGTCAATAATATCCTTCAATATCAAAGGTGTACATCCACACGATGTAGCTCACTTGTTGAACGATTTAACTGGAGTAGCAATTAGAAGTGGTCATCATTGCGCACAGCCATTGATGAAAGAGTTTGGTACAACCGCCACGTGCAGGGTAAGCTTCTATTTGTATAACGAAGAAGAAGATGTTGATAAATTATGTGAAGGATTAAAAAAAGTTTGGGAGTGGTTGAAATAG
- a CDS encoding lipid-binding SYLF domain-containing protein → MKKSILATLIILLFSFSLFAAVEDTVKEARFAVEELLSKPDSGAFVQLVEMSEGLVIFPTFYKLGYVVGGQYGEGIVLRKDSETGKWYGPSFVNIYGLSWGAQIGVQSAALILVVMNEKGMEGFMGNNFTLGGSVGISAGPLGRQLSADLDYKLQASIYSYSIAKGFYAGVSVEGAYIRADDNANEDYYNESLSPEQILKEKEVDNEAKQIVELLEKAVLESQLKDKEIT, encoded by the coding sequence ATGAAAAAAAGCATTTTAGCAACTCTCATTATCCTACTGTTTTCATTTAGCCTATTTGCTGCAGTTGAAGATACTGTTAAAGAGGCCCGTTTCGCTGTTGAGGAGTTATTATCAAAACCAGATAGCGGAGCTTTTGTTCAATTAGTAGAAATGTCAGAAGGCTTAGTAATTTTTCCCACATTTTATAAATTGGGTTATGTGGTTGGTGGACAGTATGGTGAAGGCATTGTATTAAGAAAAGATAGTGAAACAGGAAAATGGTACGGACCATCATTTGTAAACATATATGGATTAAGCTGGGGAGCACAAATAGGAGTACAATCCGCAGCATTAATTTTAGTTGTAATGAATGAAAAAGGAATGGAAGGGTTCATGGGAAACAACTTTACATTAGGAGGTTCAGTCGGTATTTCTGCTGGACCATTGGGTAGACAGCTTTCTGCAGATTTAGATTATAAATTACAAGCATCCATCTATTCTTATTCTATTGCAAAGGGTTTCTACGCTGGAGTTTCTGTTGAAGGGGCTTATATAAGAGCAGATGATAATGCCAATGAGGATTATTATAACGAATCTCTTTCACCTGAGCAAATTTTAAAAGAAAAAGAAGTCGATAACGAAGCAAAACAGATAGTAGAACTATTAGAAAAGGCGGTACTAGAAAGCCAGTTAAAAGATAAAGAAATAACTTAA
- the rpoD gene encoding RNA polymerase sigma factor RpoD translates to MRGIENIDFEESEKDGDTVKVKVKKSKEKVKSVDTFISLLINKAKKNGNKLSYSDIDHAIPTNVADEIDSDYIEKIYDALESEGIEILEEEVEEEQDALNETEYENEEIEELFSDTELKMYDNISLGDPIKIYLKEISKVELLSPSRERQLARRAQKGDQRARDELIKANLRLVISIAKRYTGRGLTFLDLIQEGNIGLIKAVDKFDWRKGFKFSTYATWWIRQAITRAIADQARTIRIPVHLVETINRMNKVIREYLQENGDYPSAKELAEILDKPEDKINEILMSAKDVLSLNSPISSGNGDDEESETGDFISTDETTPEEEAQKMIMKERLEEVLDTLNSKEALVLKMRYGFLDGKQKTLEEVGQFFNVTRERIRQIETKALRKLRHPNRVAQLKDIVES, encoded by the coding sequence ATGAGAGGAATAGAGAATATTGATTTTGAAGAATCTGAAAAAGACGGTGATACTGTTAAAGTTAAAGTGAAAAAATCCAAGGAAAAAGTAAAATCAGTAGACACTTTTATTTCATTATTAATAAATAAAGCAAAAAAAAATGGCAATAAGTTATCTTATTCCGATATCGATCATGCAATTCCTACAAATGTAGCTGACGAAATAGATAGTGACTACATTGAAAAGATTTACGATGCTTTGGAATCAGAAGGAATAGAAATTTTAGAAGAAGAAGTTGAAGAAGAGCAGGATGCCTTAAATGAAACGGAATATGAAAATGAAGAAATTGAAGAATTATTTTCAGATACAGAGCTTAAAATGTATGACAATATCTCCTTAGGTGATCCTATAAAAATATATCTCAAAGAAATAAGCAAAGTTGAGCTTTTAAGTCCTTCAAGAGAAAGACAACTAGCAAGACGAGCTCAAAAAGGTGATCAAAGGGCCAGAGATGAATTGATAAAGGCAAATTTAAGGTTAGTTATCAGTATAGCCAAAAGATACACGGGTAGAGGGTTGACTTTTTTAGATTTGATCCAAGAGGGAAATATCGGATTGATAAAGGCTGTAGACAAATTTGACTGGAGGAAAGGTTTTAAGTTCTCTACTTATGCAACATGGTGGATTAGGCAGGCAATTACTAGAGCCATAGCCGATCAAGCAAGAACTATTAGAATCCCCGTCCATTTAGTCGAAACTATAAACAGAATGAACAAAGTTATCAGAGAGTATTTACAAGAAAACGGAGATTATCCTTCAGCAAAAGAACTTGCAGAAATTTTAGATAAACCAGAAGATAAAATTAATGAAATCCTAATGAGTGCAAAAGATGTACTTTCTTTAAATTCACCTATTTCTAGCGGTAATGGTGATGATGAAGAATCAGAAACGGGAGATTTTATAAGTACCGATGAAACAACACCAGAAGAAGAAGCTCAAAAAATGATTATGAAAGAAAGGTTAGAGGAAGTCCTTGACACTTTAAATTCTAAAGAGGCATTGGTTTTGAAAATGAGGTATGGATTCTTAGATGGTAAACAGAAGACCTTAGAAGAAGTTGGACAGTTCTTCAACGTTACAAGGGAAAGAATAAGGCAGATAGAAACTAAGGCGTTGAGAAAATTGAGACATCCTAACAGAGTAGCTCAATTAAAAGATATTGTGGAAAGTTAA
- a CDS encoding SufD family Fe-S cluster assembly protein, with amino-acid sequence METIFEKPIDMRHKDLKAVEWQVPQITPKRDYGDYEFQASLEHISNEMLKTFKNYRYEAYKNWGFPKWKRAKLNGYEPDKYVSFVPVSTTGKILGLNGIDQDGIEILAKYDFEGAHRKFLLMAEAFSNTGFYLKTNEGEEREPITLTYDWKFPIYETSVYNISPFSKATVIRYLMPSKNEKLFRTTSNRIIVKENASLELININLCNNDSINIDNTLIEVQKNGKVEVIDLNIGGRITSPHIVFRLAGEGAQAHLFPYFLGDEDNVIDMLYLMRFYSPETTGAIDAKGVIKDKAKAIFRGFLDLKKGAKEANASESEYTLTLSEKAKAEALPSLLVDENEVNAAHAATVGSIEKEKLYYLMTRGFSLEEAKKLISSGLFESAIDGIKVFDEGMSQVVKDVIFQRI; translated from the coding sequence ATGGAGACAATTTTTGAGAAACCTATAGATATGAGGCATAAAGATCTAAAAGCGGTTGAATGGCAAGTTCCTCAAATTACACCAAAAAGAGATTACGGGGATTACGAATTTCAAGCATCATTGGAACACATCTCTAATGAAATGTTAAAAACATTCAAAAATTATAGATACGAAGCTTACAAAAATTGGGGTTTCCCTAAATGGAAAAGGGCTAAATTAAATGGGTATGAACCAGATAAATACGTTTCCTTTGTCCCTGTTAGCACAACAGGGAAGATATTAGGTTTGAATGGAATCGACCAGGATGGAATAGAAATCTTAGCCAAATACGACTTTGAAGGTGCTCATAGGAAATTTTTATTGATGGCTGAAGCTTTTTCTAATACTGGTTTTTATCTAAAGACTAACGAAGGAGAAGAAAGAGAACCGATTACTTTGACGTATGACTGGAAGTTCCCAATTTATGAGACCTCAGTTTATAACATAAGCCCATTCTCTAAAGCCACAGTAATTAGGTATTTAATGCCAAGCAAAAATGAAAAGTTATTTAGAACAACTTCAAATAGAATAATAGTGAAAGAAAATGCTTCTTTAGAGCTGATAAATATAAACTTATGTAACAACGACAGTATAAACATTGATAACACACTTATTGAAGTACAAAAAAATGGAAAAGTTGAAGTCATAGATCTAAATATTGGTGGAAGAATTACCTCACCTCATATTGTGTTTAGACTTGCAGGAGAAGGCGCACAGGCTCATTTGTTCCCTTATTTTTTGGGAGATGAGGATAACGTTATTGACATGCTTTATTTAATGAGGTTCTATTCACCTGAAACAACTGGGGCAATTGATGCCAAAGGCGTTATAAAAGACAAAGCAAAGGCGATATTCAGGGGTTTCTTAGATTTGAAAAAGGGTGCAAAAGAGGCTAATGCATCCGAATCAGAGTACACTTTAACCCTTTCTGAAAAAGCCAAAGCCGAAGCGCTCCCCAGTTTGTTGGTGGATGAAAATGAAGTAAATGCCGCACATGCTGCTACAGTAGGTTCTATTGAAAAGGAAAAATTATATTATTTGATGACTCGTGGATTCTCGTTGGAAGAAGCTAAAAAGTTAATCTCTTCAGGTTTATTTGAATCTGCCATAGATGGAATTAAAGTATTCGATGAAGGGATGAGTCAGGTGGTAAAAGATGTTATCTTCCAAAGAATATGA